Proteins from a single region of Juglans microcarpa x Juglans regia isolate MS1-56 chromosome 5S, Jm3101_v1.0, whole genome shotgun sequence:
- the LOC121268286 gene encoding uncharacterized protein LOC121268286, with protein MASRDKKPSKPSSSIAGGIRTLSDLTATRMALSDSDNNSDGPDQQYYTGGEKSSICSCTTCCKAQGRLAEEIVALSKLKYTLLEELRAQEKELFRLKVENMEYDWKRKGNKIRQEDERLRLEVEKLEFARREANERVERDRLERDERIMMIDVSKLRGLQQNYFEQRQMEIFRKFL; from the exons ATGGCGTCACGGGACAAGAAACCTTCCAAGCCCTCCAGCAGCATAGCCGGTGGCATACGCACACTCTCCGATCTGACAGCGACTCGGATGGCCCTCAGCGACTCGGACAACAACTCGGATGGCCCTGATCAGCAGTATTATACTGGTGGCGAGAAGAG TTCTATTTGTTCTTGTACAACATGCTGTAAGGCCCAAGGCAGGCTAGCAGAGGAGATTGTTGCGCTGAGCAAGCTTAAGTATACTCTTCTGGAGGAGTTACGTGCTCAGGAGAAAGAACTTTTTCGACTTAAGGTCGAGAATATGGAATATGATTGGAAAAGAAAGGGGAATAAAATTCGACAAGAGGACGAAAGACTGAGGTTGGAGGTCGAGAAACTAGAATTCGCTCGGAGGGAAGCAaatgagagagtagagagagaccGATTAGAGAGAGATGAGCGAATAATGATGATCGATGTGAGTAAATTGCGTGGACTACAACAGAACTATTTCGAGCAACGTCAAATGGAAATCTTTCGCAAATTCTTGtaa
- the LOC121268288 gene encoding uncharacterized protein LOC121268288, whose protein sequence is MGLKLETELKSSKNHKIHRRRKCQMKVGVFGVVRAFLMIASIKLGSNPRLARLGFSLAASGDGTTIFFLDESLLTEMKAEAADESLLGYLCCRRKLGQERFLLRKLGRLGRRERNTMRSVITREELHDERKASVEFVHAEMKHEQRRR, encoded by the exons ATGGGCTTAAAGCTAGAAACAGAGCTTAAATCCTCCAAGAATCACAAAATACATCGGAGGAGGAAATGCCAGATGAAAGTTGGGGTTTTTGGGGTTGTGA GGGCCTTTCTAATGATTGCATCCATAAAACTAGGATCCAATCCGAGACTAGCAAGATTGGGATTTTCATTGGCAGCATCAGGAGATGGGACAACAATTTTCTTTCTAGACGAAAGCTTGCTCACGGAGATGAAGGCAGAGGCTGCTGATGAAAGCTTGCTTGGGTATCTCTGTTGCCGACGAAAGCTTGGGCAAGAGAGGTTTTTGCTGAGAAAGCTTGGGCGACTCGGAAGACGAGAGAGGAACACGATGAGATCGGTGATCACGAGAGAGGAGCTGCATGATGAGAGGAAGGCCAGCGTTGAATTTGTGCACGCCGAGATGAAGCATGAGCAGCGAAGGAGATGA
- the LOC121268265 gene encoding homeobox protein SBH1-like: protein MDSGSNGTSCMMSFGENSYGLCPVMMMPLMSSHQSHHHHNPNADTNSLIPLPPTNNHDQNRNRNTDNSSAFFLHDQTNNSDTGCYFMESNTNMNNDESSSSAEKVKIMAHPHYQRLLAAYVNCQKVGAPPEVVARLEETCASAATMGHLGTGSIGEDPALDQFMEAYCEMLTKYEQELSKPFEEAVLFLQRIECQFKALTVSSSDSACGEAVDRSGSSEEEVDLNNNFIDPHAEDRELKGQLLRKYSGYLGSLKQEFMKKKKKGKLPKEARQQLLDWWSRHYKWPYPSESQKLALAESTGLDQKQINNWFINQRKRHWKPSEDMQFVVMDAAHQHYYMDNVLGNPFPMDFSPTSLL from the exons ATGGATAGTGGTTCTAATGGAACTTCTTGTATGATGTCTTTCGGAGAGAACAGTTATGGTTTATGTCCAGTGATGATGATGCCTCTAATGTCTTCTCATCAAAGCCACCACCACCATAATCCTAATGCAGACACTAACAGTTTAATCCCTTTACCTCCCACCAACAATCACGACCAGAATCGAAACCGCAATACTGATAACAGCTCCGCTTTCTTTCTTCATGACCAGACCAATAATAGCGACACTGGCTGTTATTTCATGGAGAGCAACACCAATATGAACAACGACGAGAGCAGCAGTTCTGCTGAGAAGGTTAAGATCATGGCTCATCCTCACTACCAACGACTCTTGGCTGCCTATGTCAATTGTCAAAAG GTCGGGGCACCGCCTGAAGTGGTGGCAAGACTGGAAGAAACGTGTGCTTCAGCGGCGACAATGGGCCACCTAGGCACGGGTTCCATCGGTGAAGATCCGGCGCTGGATCAGTTCATGGAAGCCTACTGTGAGATGCTGACCAAGTACGAGCAAGAACTTTCTAAACCCTTCGAGGAAGCCGTGCTTTTTCTCCAAAGGATTGAATGCCAATTCAAAGCCCTCACCGTTTCTTCTTCAGATTCGG CTTGTGGCGAGGCTGTAGATAGGAGTGGATCATCTGAAGAAGAGGTTGATTTAAATAACAACTTCATTGATCCGCATGCTGAGGATCGGGAGCTAAAAGGTCAACTTTTGCGCAAGTACAGTGGATATTTAGGCAGTCTGAAACAGGAGttcatgaagaagaagaagaaagggaaactgCCAAAAGAAGCTAGGCAACAGCTGCTTGATTGGTGGAGCAGGCATTACAAATGGCCTTATCCATCG GAGTCGCAGAAGCTGGCTCTTGCAGAATCAACAGGCCTGGATCAGAAGCAAATAAACAACTGGTTCATAAATCAAAGAAAACGACATTGGAAGCCTTCAGAAGATATGCAGTTTGTGGTAATGGATGCTGCCCATCAGCACTATTACATGGACAATGTCTTGGGTAATCCTTTTCCTATGGACTTCTCACCCACATCACTGCTGTGA
- the LOC121267047 gene encoding plant UBX domain-containing protein 4-like: MLVQDPSKANDVDTIFNQARQLGAVEGPLNNFVLLQAQATLQELSIRNSECPKELEPADRRSSVHVNLIRRNENCPRTPEPTVASTTLNSAPTPSTGLVVDEALPSTSIQLRLADGTRMVAHINYHHTINDIRSFIDASRPGGARNYHLQMMGFPPKLLGDSTQTIEQANLANSVVIQKF; encoded by the exons ATGCTTGTCCAAGATCCCTCGAAGGCTAATGATGTGGATACCATCTTTAATCAAGCTAGACAATTGGGAGCAGTTGAAGGGCCATTGAACAACTTCGTCCTTCTTCAAGCTCAAGCAACTTTACAGGAACTG AGTATCAGAAACTCTGAATGCCCTAAAGAGCTTGAACCTGCAGATAGGAGGTCCTCGGTTCATGTTAATCTGATAAGGAGAAATGAGAACTGCCCT CGTACACCTGAGCCTACTGTTGCTTCCACCACACTCAACTCTGCTCCAACACCTTCCACAGGCCTGGTTGTGGATGAAGCATTGCCTTCAACCTCCATTCAGCTTAGATTGGCCGATGGTACCCGCATGGTAGCACATATTAATTACCACCATACAATCAATGACATTCGCTCCTTCATTGATGCATCTAGGCCTGGAGGTGCAAGGAATTATCATCTTCAGATGATGGGATTCCCTCCCAAGCTTCTTGGTGATTCAACTCAGACAATTGAGCAGGCAAACCTCGCTAACTCAGTTGTTATCCAGAAATTCTAG